One Cydia pomonella isolate Wapato2018A chromosome 14, ilCydPomo1, whole genome shotgun sequence DNA segment encodes these proteins:
- the LOC133525225 gene encoding uncharacterized protein LOC133525225 produces MGKMRNAARNSLDPIKSIYEQHTIPLRDAGTDLIAKIPSYSSVKSGLYNGRKQAAGVTKLTFQHPAEVEVPLKFDDFKLEEYRCDETCIITFCSEEAKKRINTYKIFYGDGTFHSCPSPFQQLYTIHGDVGSTTDSLNIVPLIYVFMTDSTTQSYVTVFNIIKRHLPGFNPSQFMTDYETAAMNAISEVFPQATVKGCWYHYARAIQRKANKLQITKRQHDKRIVALTQVLPFLPVDLILEGWEYILGDLYDSDDHEMFEFKKYFEEQWLNPIQFKEKWSVYRELVRTNNCLEGWHSKINGLVGKRKRPSLLKLLSILKIDADYYMIKMKGGLREKRKKNTIKRQEFIEKTFVMLEVTVEVLPIPYLQKAMMLSKYNFYLPPHSRVCRQHIDAENWDCVINAIKFRVEKLAIHGRFCPSDQPARCTASGHIRACVSRNIDTDLPAGHPSAGKSVGVW; encoded by the exons ATGGGAAAGATGCGGAATGCAGCGAGAAACTCGTTAGATCCTATTAAAAGCATATACGAACAGCACACAATACCGTTGAGAGACGCCGGTACTGATTTAATAGCTAAAATTCCTAGTTATAGCTCCGTGAAATCTGGTCTGTATAATGGTAGAAAACAAGCAGCCGGtgtaacaaaattaacatttcaaCACCCCGCCGAGGTTGAGGTCCCGCTAAAATTTGACGACTTTAAATTGGAAGAGTATAGATGTGATGAAACTTGCATAATAACATTCTGCTCAGAAGAAGCTAAAAAAAGGATTAACACCTATAAGATATTTTATGGCGACGGTACGTTCCACAGTTGCCCATCACCTTTTCAACAGTTGTACACAATTCACGGGGATGTCGGGTCCACCACCGATAGTCTTAACATCGTTCCTTTGATTTATGTGTTCATGACGGACAGTACAACACAAAGCTACGTTACTgtttttaacataattaaacGACACTTGCCAGGATTTAATCCGTCACAGTTTATGACTGACTACGAAACTGCAGCAATGAATGCCATCTCCGAAGTATTTCCGCAAGCTACAGTAAAAGGATGCTGGTATCACTATGCCAGAGCCATACAGAGAAAGGCCAATAAGTTGCAAATTACAAAAAGGCAACATGACAAGAGAATTGTTGCTTTGACACAAGTGCTACCATTTTTACCGGTTGATTTAATACTCGAAGGATGGGAATACATCTTGGGTGACCTATACGATTCGGATGATCACGAAatgtttgaatttaaaaaatactttgaggaGCAATGGTTGAATCctattcaatttaaagaaaaGTGGTCTGTATACCGGGAGCTTGTCAGGACAAATAATTGTCTAGAAGGATGGCACAGTAAAATTAATGGTCTCGTGGGCAAAAGAAAACGACCAAGCCTACTAAAATTACtgtccattttaaaaatagaTGCTGATTATTATATGATCAAGATGAAAGGTGGGCTTCGTGAGAAACGaaagaaaaatactataaaacgaCAAGAATTTATTGAGAAAACGTTTGTTATGCTAGAAGTTACCG TTGAAGTACTCCCGATACCATATTTGCAAAAAGCCATGATGTTATCAAAATACAACTTCTACCTGCCGCCACATTCACGAGTGTGCCGCCAACATATCGATGCTGAAAACTGGGACTGCGTCATTAACGCCA TAAAATTCCGCGTCGAAAAGCTAGCCATACACGGACGGTTTTGCCCGTCGGATCAGCCCGCCAGATGTACCGCCAGCGGGCACATCCGTGCGTGTGTGTCGAGAAATATAGATACGGATCTGCCCGCCGGGCACCCGTCCGCAGGCAAATCCGTCGGTGTGTGGTGA